From a region of the Sinorhizobium sp. B11 genome:
- a CDS encoding VOC family protein, with amino-acid sequence MTVLRIVPNIAAASIEEVRNFYSELFGLEIVMDHGWIVTLASDRRAITQIGIATEGGSGTAVPDISIEVDDLDEVHRRAVTGGHQIVYGPANEPWGVRRFYVRDPSGKLLNILSHAG; translated from the coding sequence ATGACAGTGCTGCGCATCGTTCCGAATATCGCCGCCGCTTCCATCGAAGAAGTGCGCAACTTTTATTCCGAGCTGTTCGGTCTTGAGATCGTCATGGATCATGGCTGGATTGTCACCCTAGCGTCTGACAGGCGCGCAATCACCCAGATCGGCATTGCGACGGAGGGTGGATCGGGAACCGCAGTGCCCGACATTTCGATCGAGGTCGATGACCTGGACGAAGTCCATCGGCGCGCGGTCACAGGCGGGCATCAGATCGTCTACGGGCCGGCCAACGAGCCCTGGGGCGTACGGCGCTTCTATGTTCGCGACCCCAGCGGCAAGCTCTTGAATATCCTTTCTCACGCAGGCTGA
- a CDS encoding polysaccharide export protein, translating to MPFVQPKTLMAMSLAAMTAALGGCTTYRPAPKAFNQATIQPYSLDSGDRLRITVFDQATLTNTYTVDQAGYIAFPLIGQVPARGRTLQQLSGQIAQKLQQGYLRDPDVTIDVDRYRSVYIMGEVGQPGQYAYVPGMTVQNAIAVAGGFSSRANQSMVDVTRKINGQVLTGRVNISGPIIAGDTIYVRERLF from the coding sequence ATGCCCTTCGTCCAGCCCAAGACATTGATGGCTATGAGCCTCGCCGCCATGACGGCTGCATTGGGCGGTTGCACCACCTATCGGCCGGCGCCGAAGGCCTTCAACCAGGCGACGATCCAGCCCTATTCGCTCGATAGCGGCGATCGCCTGCGCATCACCGTCTTCGATCAAGCGACGCTGACCAACACCTATACGGTGGATCAGGCCGGCTATATCGCGTTCCCGCTTATCGGCCAGGTCCCTGCCCGTGGCCGCACCCTGCAGCAGCTTTCCGGCCAGATCGCGCAGAAGCTGCAGCAGGGATATCTTCGCGACCCCGATGTCACCATCGATGTCGACCGCTATCGCTCCGTCTACATCATGGGCGAAGTCGGCCAGCCCGGCCAATATGCCTATGTTCCCGGCATGACCGTGCAGAACGCCATCGCCGTTGCCGGCGGCTTTTCCAGCCGTGCCAACCAGAGCATGGTCGACGTCACGCGCAAGATCAACGGACAGGTACTGACGGGCCGCGTCAATATTTCCGGCCCGATCATCGCCGGCGACACGATCTATGTTCGTGAACGGCTCTTCTAG
- a CDS encoding GNAT family N-acetyltransferase — MQTQRHDVPEQPFDAAAQAEAGISRLRQLSMKLAMAELEIELFDTMEPLEAEWRRLERDDLSSLHQSYDWCSAWVAAFRRPLAILRGRCGTHTAFILPVEIVNSRGMRIAKFIGADHSNINTGLVSDAFAEDSGLLDSHKFAARLRTALAGKADLLLLQNIPLEWRSRRNMLAGLPMVQNQNHAYQLPLLDTFEKTLQQLNAKSRRKKFRAQSRRLEAIGGFDYIAPEASSEQHELLDMFFRLKSARFASLGLPDVFADAPTKAFLHGLIDKRNGDDFGLEMRALRLKGDYEGRIAALSGISRKGDHVICQFGAIDEDLIADASPGEFLFWQMISSLHGKGVALFDFGLGDQTYKRSWAPIETDHHDVVLPISGIGVAAGIAHRAITRGKAFIKARPGLYKFAQNIRAKFG, encoded by the coding sequence GTGCAGACCCAGAGGCACGACGTTCCCGAGCAACCGTTCGACGCTGCAGCGCAGGCCGAAGCCGGCATTTCCCGGCTGCGGCAGCTGAGCATGAAACTCGCCATGGCCGAACTCGAGATCGAGCTTTTCGATACGATGGAGCCGCTTGAGGCGGAATGGCGCAGACTGGAACGCGATGATCTTTCCTCGCTGCATCAGAGCTATGACTGGTGCAGCGCCTGGGTGGCAGCCTTCCGCCGGCCGCTCGCCATCCTGCGCGGCAGGTGCGGCACCCATACTGCCTTCATACTTCCGGTAGAGATCGTCAACTCCCGCGGCATGCGGATCGCCAAATTCATCGGCGCCGACCACAGCAACATCAACACCGGCCTCGTCTCCGACGCCTTTGCCGAAGACAGCGGCTTGCTTGACAGTCACAAGTTTGCCGCTCGCCTTCGCACGGCACTCGCCGGCAAGGCCGACCTGCTTCTTTTGCAGAATATCCCGCTGGAATGGCGCAGCCGCCGCAACATGCTCGCCGGCCTGCCCATGGTGCAGAACCAGAATCACGCCTACCAGCTTCCGCTCCTCGATACGTTCGAAAAGACGCTGCAGCAGTTGAACGCGAAAAGCAGGCGCAAGAAATTCCGCGCGCAAAGCCGGCGGCTGGAAGCAATCGGCGGCTTCGACTACATCGCGCCGGAAGCGTCCTCGGAGCAACACGAACTGCTCGACATGTTCTTCCGCCTGAAAAGTGCGCGCTTCGCCTCGCTCGGCCTGCCCGACGTGTTTGCCGATGCGCCGACCAAAGCCTTCCTGCACGGCCTGATCGACAAGCGGAATGGAGACGATTTCGGCCTAGAGATGCGCGCTCTGCGCCTGAAGGGCGACTATGAGGGACGTATTGCCGCCCTGTCAGGGATTTCCCGCAAGGGCGACCACGTCATCTGCCAGTTCGGCGCGATCGACGAGGATCTGATTGCCGATGCAAGCCCCGGCGAATTCCTCTTCTGGCAAATGATTTCAAGCCTGCACGGCAAGGGAGTCGCGCTCTTCGATTTCGGCCTCGGTGATCAGACCTACAAGCGCTCCTGGGCGCCGATCGAAACCGACCATCACGATGTGGTCCTGCCGATCTCCGGCATCGGCGTCGCTGCCGGCATCGCGCATCGGGCGATCACCCGTGGCAAGGCCTTCATCAAGGCCCGCCCCGGTCTCTATAAATTCGCCCAGAACATCCGGGCCAAGTTCGGCTGA
- a CDS encoding glycosyltransferase: MAEQRPLRILHCFRSPVGGIFRHVRDLVEEHSRAGHEIGIICDSSTGGEYEDRLFDDIRPYLSLGLTRIPIRRSISPSDMMVLWNTFKEIRSLRPDVLHGHGAKGGVLARLAGSALRVNRYRVARLYTAHGGSLHYSRASMLGQFVLRMERLQEYFTDALVFICDYERQTYATKVGRPRVTNRLIYNGIGARDFSDIPTRSDAVHFIYVGMLRDLKGPDLFIDAFAKTERLLGRPLSALMIGDGPERDRYREMMVERGLGKRIGMLPAMRVKDAFSMAQNLVVPSRAEAMPYIVLEGLGAGKTVIASRVGGIPEVLGANSPALVTPGDSDDLARVMAEALTVPGWHDKVMPSPDAVKSIFSAPVMAREVLKLYGELVNPAAAQASPAAS; encoded by the coding sequence ATGGCAGAACAGAGGCCCCTCCGCATTCTTCACTGCTTCCGGTCGCCGGTCGGCGGAATTTTCCGCCATGTCCGCGACCTGGTCGAAGAACACAGCCGGGCGGGGCACGAAATTGGCATCATCTGCGACAGTTCGACCGGCGGCGAATATGAGGATCGTCTCTTCGACGATATCCGCCCCTATCTCTCGCTCGGCCTGACACGTATTCCGATCAGGCGGTCCATCAGCCCGTCGGACATGATGGTTCTCTGGAACACGTTCAAGGAAATCAGGAGTTTGCGGCCGGATGTGCTGCATGGGCACGGCGCCAAGGGCGGTGTGCTTGCGCGGCTTGCCGGCTCAGCCTTGCGGGTCAACAGGTATCGCGTAGCCCGCCTCTATACTGCGCATGGCGGAAGCCTGCATTATTCCCGCGCCTCCATGCTCGGCCAGTTCGTGCTGCGCATGGAGCGGCTGCAGGAATATTTTACCGATGCACTGGTCTTCATCTGCGACTATGAACGCCAGACCTATGCGACCAAGGTGGGTCGGCCGCGGGTCACCAACCGTCTGATCTATAACGGTATTGGCGCGCGGGATTTTTCCGACATTCCGACCCGTTCGGATGCCGTGCACTTCATTTATGTCGGCATGCTGCGCGACCTCAAGGGCCCGGATCTCTTCATCGATGCCTTCGCCAAGACCGAGCGCCTGCTCGGTCGGCCGCTTTCGGCACTGATGATCGGGGACGGGCCGGAACGCGACCGCTATCGCGAGATGATGGTGGAGCGCGGTCTCGGCAAGCGCATCGGCATGCTGCCCGCCATGCGCGTGAAGGATGCCTTCTCCATGGCGCAGAACCTCGTCGTTCCCTCCCGCGCCGAAGCCATGCCCTATATCGTGCTGGAAGGGCTCGGCGCCGGAAAGACCGTCATCGCCTCGCGCGTTGGCGGCATTCCGGAGGTGCTCGGGGCGAACAGTCCCGCACTGGTGACACCGGGAGATTCCGATGATCTGGCGCGGGTGATGGCGGAAGCACTGACGGTGCCTGGCTGGCACGACAAGGTCATGCCCTCTCCTGATGCGGTCAAATCGATCTTCTCCGCGCCGGTCATGGCCCGCGAGGTGCTGAAACTCTACGGCGAACTCGTCAATCCCGCTGCGGCACAGGCAAGTCCGGCCGCCTCGTAA
- a CDS encoding linear amide C-N hydrolase — protein sequence MQSNILGRFAAIALIGIQVTTPYQANACTRVVYLGEGGNVITARSMDWKYDIGTNLYILPRGISRSGEAGPNSISWTAKYGSVVATGYDVSTTDGANEAGLVANLLWLTESEYPNFDAGSKPGLTIAAWAQYALDNFATVSEAVAALEKEPFTIVTDNVPGQNRLTTLHLSLSDSSGDSAIVEYVHGKQIIHHGRQYQVMTNSPTYDEQLALNTYWEGIGGTVFLPGTSRAADRFARASFLIKAIPQSGEPDRTLASVFGVIRNVSVPLGISAQDQPELSSTRWRTVFDHKRDLYFFESAMTPNTFWVDLKKIDFSKETGKVKRLDLGADQAHTFAGDATADFKDAEPFPFQGL from the coding sequence ATGCAATCGAATATTCTGGGACGTTTTGCAGCAATTGCGCTTATTGGCATTCAGGTGACGACACCCTACCAGGCGAATGCCTGCACCCGCGTCGTCTACCTCGGGGAAGGCGGCAATGTCATTACCGCCCGGTCGATGGACTGGAAATACGATATCGGCACAAACCTCTACATCCTGCCGCGCGGCATATCCCGCAGCGGAGAGGCCGGGCCGAATTCCATCAGCTGGACGGCGAAATACGGGTCGGTGGTGGCGACCGGCTATGACGTCTCGACCACGGACGGGGCGAACGAGGCCGGCCTCGTCGCCAATCTTCTCTGGCTGACGGAATCCGAATATCCGAATTTCGACGCAGGCAGCAAACCGGGCCTGACGATTGCCGCCTGGGCCCAATATGCGCTCGACAATTTCGCGACGGTGAGTGAGGCGGTCGCGGCACTGGAGAAGGAGCCCTTCACGATCGTGACCGATAATGTGCCAGGGCAAAACAGGCTGACAACCCTGCATCTGTCGCTCTCCGATTCCAGCGGTGACAGCGCCATTGTCGAATATGTCCACGGAAAACAGATCATCCATCACGGCCGCCAGTACCAGGTGATGACCAACTCCCCTACCTACGATGAGCAACTGGCGCTCAACACCTACTGGGAGGGTATCGGCGGTACGGTCTTCCTTCCGGGAACCAGCCGCGCGGCGGACCGCTTTGCCCGCGCCTCCTTCCTGATCAAGGCCATTCCCCAGAGCGGCGAACCCGACCGCACGCTGGCGAGCGTTTTCGGTGTCATCAGGAACGTCTCTGTCCCGCTCGGCATATCGGCGCAGGATCAGCCGGAATTGTCGTCGACGCGGTGGCGCACCGTCTTCGACCACAAGAGGGATCTCTATTTCTTCGAGTCCGCGATGACGCCGAACACGTTCTGGGTCGACCTGAAGAAGATCGATTTCTCCAAGGAAACGGGCAAGGTGAAGAGGCTCGATCTCGGTGCCGATCAGGCACATACTTTTGCGGGGGACGCGACTGCCGATTTCAAGGACGCCGAGCCCTTTCCTTTCCAAGGTCTCTGA
- a CDS encoding Wzz/FepE/Etk N-terminal domain-containing protein — MSRVASDQDVDIDLGQLVRAVWARRLKILTITALGAAVAFAGAKIVSPQYRSETRVLIEPRAPAFASTQTNDASAGPLLDELNISSQVQILQSADLIKQVINNLKLYNLPEFDAAANGSALTDILVALHLKKNPLENPPEERVIDAFTQRLQVYQVPGSRVIGITFTSKDPKLAASIPNAMAQVYLAIQSGAKLASNTEATRWLEPEIDNLRQKVGEAEKKVADYRTTHGLLQTNGTTTFTAQQLNDISIELTRVRTDKANAEARAQAVRNALSSGEPSDTLSDIMSSQSIQRLKATESGLQSQISDLQTSLLNNHPRLKSLRAQLADIRTQIRQETQKILASIENETKVADLRAKELEQQSDTLQANSARAGEDAVGLNALEREANAQRQLLETYLVRYREAASRADRNSSPADARIVSKAIEQVDPYFPKVVPIVVVAAVATLIMSAIVIMLSELFSGRALRPVEATNVGATDVEATNIQERVEEEGQGEAAPVPAPKLVRPSMLTAAMDDEKEPEAEPVEEALADDNEFSVSSVASYLTDCRAPLAVSISPSGDNGSAATVALARLLADTGRRVILVDMTGSGYPSELMAENPEALGVTDLLCGEAAFGETIHGDRMSDAHLIPQGVSDVRRAMRGVDRLSLLLDALTSAYDIVIVECGAADVAGVSRLTRSKEIEIILSLPEIDEAAFVGLMQDFQSAGYERVVLMSGGEEAAMRSPARHAA; from the coding sequence ATGTCCCGCGTAGCGAGTGATCAGGATGTGGACATCGACCTCGGCCAGCTTGTGCGCGCGGTCTGGGCCCGTCGGCTGAAGATATTGACGATCACCGCATTGGGTGCGGCTGTCGCATTTGCCGGCGCCAAGATAGTTTCGCCGCAATATCGCAGCGAGACGCGCGTCCTTATCGAGCCGCGCGCTCCCGCATTCGCGAGTACACAGACCAACGACGCCAGTGCCGGACCACTGCTCGACGAGTTGAATATTTCGAGCCAGGTGCAGATCCTGCAGTCGGCGGACCTCATCAAACAGGTCATCAACAATCTGAAGCTCTATAATCTGCCGGAATTCGATGCGGCTGCGAACGGGTCCGCGCTCACCGATATACTCGTGGCACTGCACCTGAAGAAAAACCCGCTGGAAAACCCGCCGGAAGAGCGTGTTATCGACGCCTTCACGCAGCGCCTGCAGGTCTATCAGGTGCCGGGCTCGCGCGTCATCGGCATCACTTTCACCTCCAAGGATCCGAAGCTCGCCGCCAGCATTCCGAACGCCATGGCGCAGGTCTACCTGGCAATCCAGAGCGGTGCCAAGCTCGCTTCCAACACGGAGGCCACCCGCTGGCTCGAGCCGGAGATCGACAACCTGCGCCAGAAGGTGGGCGAGGCCGAGAAGAAGGTCGCCGATTACCGCACCACCCATGGTCTGCTGCAGACCAACGGCACCACGACCTTTACTGCACAGCAGCTCAACGATATCTCCATCGAGCTGACCCGCGTGCGCACCGACAAGGCGAATGCCGAGGCGAGGGCGCAGGCCGTGCGCAACGCGCTGTCTTCAGGCGAGCCCTCCGATACGCTAAGTGACATCATGTCGTCGCAGTCGATCCAGCGGCTCAAGGCGACCGAATCCGGGCTGCAGTCGCAGATTTCCGATTTGCAGACGAGCCTGCTCAACAACCATCCGCGGCTGAAGAGCCTGCGCGCCCAGCTTGCCGATATACGTACGCAGATCCGGCAGGAAACGCAGAAGATCCTCGCCAGCATCGAGAACGAAACCAAGGTGGCCGATCTGCGTGCCAAGGAACTGGAGCAGCAATCCGATACGCTGCAGGCCAACAGTGCCAGGGCGGGCGAGGATGCAGTGGGCCTCAACGCGCTGGAGCGGGAGGCGAATGCCCAGCGCCAGCTTCTCGAAACCTACCTCGTTCGTTACCGCGAGGCTGCTTCCCGTGCCGACCGCAATTCCAGCCCGGCCGACGCGCGCATTGTTTCGAAGGCGATCGAACAGGTCGATCCTTATTTCCCGAAAGTGGTGCCGATCGTCGTGGTCGCCGCTGTCGCGACGCTCATCATGAGCGCGATCGTCATCATGCTCTCCGAACTCTTCAGCGGTCGTGCACTGCGCCCTGTCGAGGCCACCAATGTCGGGGCCACCGACGTCGAGGCCACGAATATCCAGGAGAGGGTCGAGGAGGAAGGGCAGGGCGAGGCAGCGCCTGTTCCCGCCCCGAAGCTCGTCAGGCCGAGCATGCTGACGGCGGCCATGGATGATGAGAAGGAGCCGGAAGCGGAGCCCGTAGAGGAAGCGCTTGCCGATGACAACGAATTCTCCGTTTCGTCCGTCGCGAGCTATCTGACCGACTGCCGCGCCCCCCTTGCCGTCTCCATATCTCCGAGTGGTGACAATGGCTCGGCGGCAACAGTCGCCCTTGCGCGTTTGCTCGCCGATACCGGACGCCGCGTGATCCTGGTCGACATGACCGGCAGCGGCTATCCGAGCGAACTGATGGCGGAAAATCCCGAAGCACTGGGCGTTACCGATCTACTCTGCGGTGAGGCTGCCTTCGGCGAGACGATCCATGGCGATCGTATGTCGGACGCGCATCTGATCCCGCAGGGTGTGAGCGATGTGCGCCGCGCCATGCGGGGCGTCGACAGGCTGTCGCTGCTGCTCGATGCGCTGACATCGGCCTATGATATCGTCATTGTCGAATGCGGCGCGGCTGATGTCGCCGGGGTTTCGCGGCTGACGCGCAGCAAGGAAATCGAGATCATCCTGTCGCTGCCCGAAATCGATGAGGCTGCTTTCGTCGGCCTCATGCAGGATTTCCAGAGCGCCGGTTACGAGCGCGTCGTCCTGATGTCGGGCGGCGAGGAGGCTGCCATGCGCAGCCCCGCGCGCCACGCCGCCTGA
- the ubiA gene encoding 4-hydroxybenzoate octaprenyltransferase — protein sequence MNTSNRLDLSDIHLGDWVDRLLPGTWRPYTRLARLDRPVGIWLTLFPCWAALFQAAHGLPDVRQLAVFTLGALLMRSAGSTINDIADRKFDGHVERTRFRPLASGQIGVGQAMTFLAIELALAASLLLFLTPYTRLVALCVLPLVFVYPFCKRFTHWPQAVLGAAFNWGMLMAWAEIAGAIPAGAVLMWAGAIAWQIGYDTVYAYVDVKDDSRLGLKSTAILFGERGKRIIGLFYVSTIAAWSVGGWLSGMSLPYAFGMPVIAAHLAWQVRRIDLARPDVNYRLFLANILTGLLLAASSLIGTW from the coding sequence ATGAACACGTCAAACCGCCTGGACTTGAGTGATATTCATCTGGGCGATTGGGTGGACCGGCTGTTGCCCGGCACATGGCGACCTTACACGAGGCTCGCGCGGCTCGATCGCCCGGTTGGAATCTGGCTGACGCTGTTTCCATGCTGGGCGGCTCTGTTTCAGGCCGCTCATGGCCTGCCCGATGTCCGGCAGCTCGCCGTCTTCACGCTCGGCGCCCTGCTGATGCGAAGCGCCGGCTCCACGATCAACGATATCGCCGACCGGAAATTTGACGGCCATGTCGAGCGCACCCGTTTCCGGCCTCTGGCAAGCGGGCAGATCGGCGTTGGTCAGGCAATGACCTTTCTGGCTATCGAACTCGCCCTGGCGGCGTCCCTCCTGTTGTTCCTGACGCCCTATACGCGGCTGGTTGCCCTTTGCGTTCTGCCGTTGGTGTTCGTCTATCCGTTCTGCAAACGCTTTACCCATTGGCCGCAGGCAGTGCTCGGCGCAGCGTTCAACTGGGGCATGCTCATGGCTTGGGCGGAAATTGCCGGCGCGATTCCCGCCGGCGCCGTCCTCATGTGGGCGGGAGCCATCGCCTGGCAGATCGGCTACGACACCGTCTATGCCTATGTCGATGTGAAAGACGATTCACGGCTCGGATTGAAATCGACGGCGATCCTGTTCGGCGAGCGCGGCAAGCGCATTATCGGTCTTTTCTATGTATCGACGATTGCTGCCTGGTCGGTCGGTGGCTGGTTATCCGGCATGTCCCTGCCCTACGCATTTGGAATGCCCGTCATAGCCGCACACCTTGCGTGGCAAGTCCGGCGGATCGACCTCGCCCGCCCGGATGTGAACTACCGCTTGTTCCTTGCGAATATTCTGACCGGGCTATTGCTGGCGGCTTCATCCCTAATCGGAACCTGGTGA
- a CDS encoding ABC transporter ATP-binding protein/permease, producing the protein MSSLLSRARKNPRRPNHDLSSASHIHNGRQLRLRKFLSYFRPHLPLLMADIACAVVVAAAAVALPLCANIVMSHLIVLTDTASAYWQILGMGGVMLAIVAIETGAIFFVDYRGHMMGAHIEANIRQELFDHYQKLSFGFYDRHRTGQLMSRIVGDSFWLGELFHHGPEDLLIAFLKYSGAMTVLFFIDPQLAFLILLLTPFAVAYALHFNRRMNRALEASKQEIAAVNERVEDALAGIRVVQSFANEDLERRRFAVLNRRFLESRADGYRSEAWFSAGAETFAQIITLLVVILGGLRILAAELTIADLLTFLLCVGVLVDPVKRMANLARLWQEGYTGFVRAMEILEIDPDVVDRPSARALHTPKGEIRLSDVDFSYDDGAEVLSNLSLTIRPGEFVALVGPSGVGKSTLCALLPRFYDVTGGSIEIDGTDIRDVTLASLRRHLGVVQQDVYLFAGTVADNLRYGRPDATDEEVEAAARAAHAHEFIMALPQGYQTDIGQRGVKLSGGQRQRLTIARAFLKNPAILIFDEATSALDNESERAVQQAFLTLAKGRTTLVIAHRLSTIRHADRILVLTGDGIAEEGNHDRLMESGGIYANLYGLQASI; encoded by the coding sequence ATGTCCAGTTTGCTTTCACGCGCGAGGAAAAACCCGCGGCGTCCTAACCACGACCTTTCATCAGCATCGCATATCCACAACGGGCGCCAGTTGCGCCTGCGCAAGTTCCTGTCCTATTTCCGGCCGCATCTTCCGCTGCTCATGGCCGATATTGCCTGTGCCGTCGTGGTCGCTGCTGCCGCAGTAGCCTTGCCGCTCTGCGCCAATATCGTGATGAGCCATCTCATCGTGCTCACCGATACCGCTTCGGCCTATTGGCAGATCCTCGGCATGGGCGGCGTCATGCTGGCCATCGTCGCGATCGAGACGGGCGCGATCTTCTTCGTCGACTATCGCGGCCACATGATGGGTGCGCATATCGAGGCGAATATCCGGCAGGAACTATTCGACCACTACCAGAAACTATCCTTCGGCTTCTACGACCGGCACCGCACCGGCCAATTGATGAGCCGCATCGTCGGCGACTCCTTCTGGTTGGGTGAGCTCTTTCATCACGGGCCGGAAGACCTGCTGATCGCCTTCCTGAAATATAGCGGGGCCATGACGGTCCTGTTCTTCATCGATCCGCAGCTTGCCTTTCTGATCCTTCTGCTGACGCCATTTGCAGTGGCCTATGCACTTCACTTCAACAGGCGCATGAACCGCGCTCTCGAGGCGAGCAAGCAGGAGATCGCCGCCGTCAACGAAAGGGTCGAGGATGCACTGGCCGGCATCCGCGTCGTCCAGTCCTTCGCCAATGAGGACCTGGAACGAAGACGCTTTGCTGTCCTGAACCGGCGCTTCCTCGAAAGCCGCGCCGATGGCTACCGCAGCGAAGCATGGTTTTCCGCCGGCGCCGAGACCTTCGCCCAGATCATCACGCTTCTGGTCGTCATCCTCGGCGGATTGCGCATCCTTGCGGCGGAACTCACCATTGCCGATCTTTTGACCTTCCTGCTCTGCGTCGGCGTCCTCGTCGATCCGGTCAAGCGGATGGCCAACCTCGCCCGGCTCTGGCAGGAGGGTTACACCGGCTTCGTGCGGGCGATGGAGATCCTGGAGATCGATCCAGACGTGGTGGATCGTCCTTCGGCGCGCGCGTTGCATACGCCGAAGGGAGAGATCAGGCTGTCGGATGTCGATTTCAGCTATGATGACGGGGCGGAGGTGCTCAGCAACCTGTCGCTGACCATCCGGCCAGGCGAATTCGTAGCGCTCGTCGGCCCCTCGGGTGTGGGGAAGAGTACGCTCTGCGCGCTGCTTCCTCGCTTTTACGACGTCACCGGCGGCTCGATCGAAATCGACGGCACCGATATTCGCGATGTGACGCTCGCCTCGCTGCGCCGCCATCTCGGCGTGGTGCAGCAGGATGTCTATCTCTTCGCCGGCACTGTGGCGGACAACCTCCGCTACGGTCGCCCGGATGCCACAGACGAAGAGGTGGAAGCCGCGGCCCGCGCGGCTCACGCACATGAATTCATCATGGCGTTGCCGCAGGGCTATCAGACCGATATCGGCCAGCGCGGCGTAAAGCTGTCTGGCGGGCAGCGCCAGCGGCTGACGATCGCTCGCGCCTTCCTCAAGAACCCTGCCATCCTCATCTTCGACGAGGCGACGAGCGCGCTCGACAATGAAAGCGAGCGCGCTGTGCAACAAGCGTTCCTGACGCTCGCCAAAGGGCGCACCACACTCGTGATCGCCCATCGGCTTTCGACGATCCGCCATGCCGACCGTATCCTGGTGCTTACCGGCGACGGTATCGCCGAAGAAGGCAATCATGACAGGCTGATGGAGAGCGGCGGCATTTATGCCAATCTCTATGGGCTGCAGGCGAGCATCTGA
- a CDS encoding COX15/CtaA family protein: MAVANLSPEQAIRTEVRRQDNNRRAVRIWLGFVLLALFCLVLVGGATRLTNSGLSITEWKPIHGVIPPLNAAEWEEEFKLYQRIPEFQQLNSDMTVDQFKSIFWWEWAHRLIARGIGVIFALPLIFFWATGRIEKRLRWPLAGILALGGLQGFIGWWMVSSGLSVRTDVSQYRLATHLVMACLIFASCMWIMRGLSPHSSDPAPTKNSHRWAAAIAIFSLFQIYLGALVAGLDAGFTYNTWPLMDGAVVPGDLFIQQPFWINLFENPKTVQFIHRLGAYTLFAIALINMVIVLRAASWTTHARRAVVLFSLITIQAAIGITTLLLEVPLHWGLLHQAGALVVFGFAVANWRGYYGEYPRATAIAERD; this comes from the coding sequence ATGGCCGTCGCGAACCTGAGCCCGGAGCAGGCGATCCGCACTGAAGTGCGAAGGCAGGACAATAACCGCCGCGCCGTGCGCATCTGGCTGGGCTTCGTGCTCTTGGCACTCTTCTGTCTGGTGCTCGTGGGCGGTGCGACGCGGCTCACCAATTCCGGCCTGTCCATTACCGAGTGGAAGCCGATTCATGGCGTCATCCCGCCGCTGAACGCTGCCGAGTGGGAAGAGGAATTCAAGCTCTACCAGCGCATTCCCGAGTTCCAGCAGCTCAACAGCGACATGACGGTCGACCAGTTCAAGAGCATCTTCTGGTGGGAATGGGCGCACCGGCTGATCGCGCGCGGCATCGGCGTCATCTTCGCGCTGCCTCTGATCTTCTTCTGGGCGACTGGCCGCATCGAAAAGCGCCTGCGCTGGCCGCTTGCCGGCATCCTGGCGTTGGGTGGCCTGCAAGGCTTCATCGGCTGGTGGATGGTCTCGTCCGGCCTGTCGGTGCGCACGGATGTCAGCCAGTACCGGCTGGCCACTCACCTGGTCATGGCCTGCCTGATCTTCGCCTCCTGCATGTGGATTATGCGTGGGCTCTCGCCGCATTCCAGCGATCCGGCTCCGACGAAGAATTCACACCGCTGGGCGGCGGCGATCGCCATATTCTCGCTCTTCCAGATCTATCTCGGCGCGCTGGTCGCCGGCCTCGATGCCGGCTTTACCTACAATACCTGGCCGCTGATGGACGGCGCCGTGGTGCCTGGCGATCTCTTCATCCAGCAGCCTTTCTGGATCAACCTCTTCGAGAACCCGAAGACCGTACAGTTCATTCACCGTCTCGGCGCCTACACGCTCTTTGCGATCGCTCTCATCAATATGGTGATTGTCCTGCGCGCGGCATCCTGGACCACCCATGCGCGCCGTGCCGTGGTGCTCTTTTCGCTAATCACGATCCAGGCTGCGATCGGTATCACCACACTGCTGCTGGAAGTGCCGCTGCACTGGGGCCTGCTGCATCAGGCGGGCGCCCTCGTGGTCTTCGGTTTTGCCGTCGCCAACTGGCGCGGCTATTACGGCGAATATCCCCGCGCCACTGCGATCGCCGAGCGCGACTGA
- a CDS encoding DUF2842 domain-containing protein: MPVRLRKFIGTILIIILVLFYAIVANTIAVATLGNAPWWGHLLYFALTGLLWVLPAMVIIKWMAGPKQQ, from the coding sequence ATGCCCGTCCGCCTTCGCAAATTCATCGGCACGATCCTGATCATCATCCTCGTGCTTTTCTATGCGATTGTGGCGAATACGATCGCGGTCGCCACACTCGGCAACGCGCCCTGGTGGGGACATCTGCTTTACTTCGCGCTCACCGGCCTGCTCTGGGTGTTGCCGGCCATGGTCATCATCAAGTGGATGGCCGGCCCGAAGCAGCAATAG